The Oryzias melastigma strain HK-1 linkage group LG6, ASM292280v2, whole genome shotgun sequence genome includes a window with the following:
- the tshz3a gene encoding teashirt homolog 3, whose translation MPRRKQEAPKRAAAYSPEELTEHNAEEAEGRVLPSVPQDDLPMKDEYAEQNIQTAKEKQCDQESAEATELSGHEVDSESHASEASERLSDSESPSGKAEANFSLNTDSQTSSLGTDTLEQMKAIYSSFLTSPLWSPLNLNSAPTQVQPSTEKPARSSSTSSSSSCSSGSYDWHQSAVAKTLQQQPPPQNRQQAPSEPSLFSTVQLHRQNPRLFGSIFTGASKFRCKGCSAAYDTLVELTVHMNDTGHYRDDNQDKAGSGAKRWSKPRKRSLLEMEGKEDAQKVLKCMYCGHSFESLQDLSVHMIKTKHYQKVPLKEPMAPVAAKIMSSKKRGFVGLDLTSAHRSREGTPKSKADPSEPSQKAPSGPQSTSNHRYGHQNGASYTWQFESNKLQILKCIECGNSYNTLQELRTHMMVTGHFLRVNSSVVKRIKTFPEATSPNPVRVTTPPEQKVQSVPLAPSAFSSQPLQTTSPAPSLPLKKIKKEEVEEECTKQEAVETEKLVPVSVSKEEDAEKEEKYDISKYNYLTEEDLKESPKGGLDILKSLENTVTSAINKAQSGNPSWGGYQSIHAAYQFPNALKAQQGSMEKNSQVKFFLNGGEGVLSSYAKNQPLVSPLLSPPSSFSTNNFQAMEDLVRKVTEKVAKIEQRVKQLSPKRENQPSPCSSEAGEVDSPREWRDVTPANSDRGSHSNRASPATEPKRDPAASSPLASTLRCSTAIITAHAAPEQPFVNPLSALQSVMNIHLGKAAKPSLPNQDPLSLLSRLSQSMTEKAAVATPPSQTKKPDGVAHNSLCQPGDDQPMDLTKSKNDKGSSVASAPLTPSSTASSVSPISLVTPAKLTVVSPYTSSSPLHENALSDISDMLRNLTQSHPIAKPPPRPRAADRTEVVGSTREEDDTSLHGHKRKGRHSNWNPQHLLLLQAQFASSLRQTSDGKYIINDLSPQERMHISRFTGLSMTTISHWLANVKYQLRRTGRTKFLKNLDSGQPTFFCSDCASQIRTPAAYVCHLEAHLGFRVKDLAKLSPKQTFKDSNALSEKVIPLESLLSPQSEDDCTGSVYRCQLCVRKFATKHAIKLHLSKSHGKSPEDHLLYVCELDKH comes from the coding sequence CTTATTCTCCCGAGGAGCTGACGGAGCACAACGCCGAGGAAGCGGAAGGAAGAGTGCTACCCTCAGTCCCTCAGGATGACCTTCCCATGAAAGATGAGTACGCGGAGCAAAACATTCAGACTGCCAAGGAGAAGCAATGCGACCAGGAATCGGCCGAGGCCACAGAGCTCTCTGGACACGAGGTGGACAGCGAGTCGCATGCAAGCGAGGCGAGTGAGCGCCTCTCGGACTCGGAGAGCCCCTCCGGGAAAGCTGAGGCCAACTTCTCTCTGAACACTGACTCCCAAACTTCCTCTTTAGGCACGGACACCTTAGAGCAAATGAAGGCTATCTACTCCAGCTTCCTAACCAGTCCCTTGTGGTCCCCTCTGAACTTAAACTCCGCCCCCACACAGGTGCAGCCGTCTACAGAGAAGCCTGCtcgcagcagcagcaccagcagcagcagcagctgcagcagcggtAGCTACGACTGGCACCAGTCGGCAGTGGCAAAGACACTACAGCAGCAGCCTCCTCCTCAGAACCGTCAGCAGGCTCCGTCTGAGCCCAGCCTCTTCAGCACCGTCCAGCTCCACAGGCAAAACCCGCGGCTGTTCGGCTCCATCTTCACCGGGGCCAGCAAGTTCCGCTGTAAGGGCTGCAGCGCAGCCTACGACACTCTGGTGGAGCTGACAGTGCACATGAACGACACGGGCCACTACCGCGATGACAACCAGGACAAGGCGGGCAGTGGCGCAAAGCGCTGGTCCAAACCACGCAAGCGGTCCCTGCTGGAAATGGAGGGCAAGGAAGATGCCCAAAAAGTCCTGAAGTGCATGTACTGCGGTCACTCCTTTGAGTCCCTGCAGGACCTCAGCGTCCACATGATCAAGACCAAACACTACCAGAAAGTGCCTTTGAAGGAGCCCATGGCTCCCGTGGCAGCCAAAATCATGTCCTCCAAGAAAAGAGGCTTTGTAGGTTTAGACCTCACCTCTGCCCACCGATCCAGAGAGGGGACCCCCAAGTCAAAAGCAGACCCCAGTGAGCCCTCCCAGAAAGCCCCCTCCGGCCCTCAGAGCACTTCCAATCACCGCTACGGTCACCAAAACGGTGCCAGCTATACGTGGCAGTTTGAGTCCAATAAATTGCAAATCCTGAAGTGTATAGAGTGTGGCAACTCTTACAACACCCTGCAGGAGCTGAGGACCCACATGATGGTGACGGGGCACTTCCTGCGGGTCAACAGCTCCGTGGTGAAGAGAATCAAAACGTTTCCAGAGGCCACGTCTCCCAACCCGGTGAGGGTGACCACCCCGCCAGAACAAAAGGTCCAGTCCGTGCCGCTTGCTCCCTCCGCCTTCTCTTCGCAACCCCTTCAGACCACCTCCCcggccccctccctccctctcaaAAAGATCAAGAAAGAAGAGGTTGAAGAGGAGTGCACTAAACAGGAGGCTGTCGAGACGGAGAAGTTAGTCCCGGTGTCTGTGAGCAAGGAGGAGGATGCTGAGAAGGAggaaaaatatgacatttcaAAGTACAACTATCTCACAGAGGAGGACCTGAAGGAGAGCCCTAAGGGGGGGCTAGATATTCTCAAATCACTTGAAAACACTGTGACATCAGCCATCAACAAGGCACAGAGTGGGAATCCAAGCTGGGGGGGCTATCAGAGCATCCATGCTGCCTACCAGTTCCCCAACGCCCTCAAGGCCCAACAAGGCAGCATGGAGAAGAACTCCCAAGTGAAGTTCTTCCTCAACGGAGGAGAAGGAGTGTTGTCGTCCTACGCCAAGAACCAGCCCCTTGTCTCCCCATTACTGAGTCCGCCCTCCTCGTTTTCCACCAACAACTTCCAAGCTATGGAGGATTTGGTGCGGAAGGTGACGGAGAAGGTCGCGAAAATAGAGCAAAGGGTTAAGCAGCTTTCTCCGAAGAGGGAGAACCAACCGTCTCCATGCAGTAGCGAGGCCGGAGAGGTTGACTCACCTCGGGAATGGAGGGACGTCACACCAGCCAACAGTGACAGGGGGAGCCATAGCAACAGAGCATCTCCGGCAACGGAGCCCAAGAGGGACCCAGCAGCCAGCTCGCCTCTTGCCTCCACGCTAAGATGCAGCACTGCCATCATCACCGCTCACGCCGCTCCGGAGCAGCCCTTCGTTAACCCACTAAGTGCTCTTCAGTCAGTAATGAACATACACTTGGGAAAAGCAGCCAAGCCCTCTTTGCCAAACCAGGATCCCCTGAGTCTGCTCTCCAGACTCAGCCAGAGCATGACGGAGAAGGCTGCTGTGGCCACTCCTCCGTCGCAGACCAAAAAGCCAGACGGCGTTGCCCACAACAGTTTGTGTCAGCCCGGTGACGACCAGCCAATGGACCTGACGAAGAGCAAGAACGATAAAGGAAGCTCTGTCGCCTCGGCCCCCCTGACGCCCTCGTCCACAGCCTCCTCCGTCTCCCCCATTTCGCTCGTTACCCCTGCAAAGCTAACAGTGGTCTCCCCCTACACCTCCAGCAGCCCCCTCCATGAAAACGCCCTGTCAGACATCTCCGACATGCTCAGAAACCTGACCCAGTCCCACCCCATAGCCAAGCCTCCTCCTCGGCCCCGGGCCGCCGACCGGACAGAAGTCGTAGGGTCCACGCGTGAAGAGGACGACACATCCCTGCACGGCCATAAACGCAAGGGCCGCCACTCCAACTGGAACCCGCAGCACCTACTCCTTCTGCAGGCCCAGTTCGCCTCCAGCCTGAGGCAGACGTCAGACGGGAAATATATCATCAATGACCTCAGCCCGCAAGAACGGATGCACATATCTCGCTTCACCGGACTCTCCATGACCACCATCAGCCACTGGCTGGCCAACGTCAAGTACCAGCTGAGGAGAACAGGTCGAACAAAGTTCCTAAAGAACCTGGACTCGGGTCAGCCCACGTTCTTCTGCAGCGACTGTGCCTCGCAGATACGAACCCCGGCAGCGTACGTGTGTCACCTGGAAGCCCACCTGGGCTTCAGGGTGAAGGATCTGGCCAAGCTGTCCCCCAAACAGACTTTCAAAGACTCCAACGCCCTCAGCGAGAAGGTCATTCCGCTGGAGTCCCTACTGTCCCCCCAATCAGAGGACGACTGCACCGGCTCCGTGTACCGCTGCCAGCTCTGCGTCCGCAAGTTCGCCACCAAGCACGCCATCAAACTCCACCTCAGCAAGAGCCACGGGAAGTCTCCGGAGGACCACCTGCTGTACGTGTGTGAACTAGACAAACATTAA